A stretch of Cucumis sativus cultivar 9930 chromosome 2, Cucumber_9930_V3, whole genome shotgun sequence DNA encodes these proteins:
- the LOC101212563 gene encoding L-ascorbate oxidase homolog gives MPSSLLFLFISFFFAIVRAEDPYRFFDWNVTYGTIYPLGLPQQGILINGQFPGPDIHSVTNDNIIINVFNSLDEPFLLSWNGIQQRRNSYEDGVYGTTCPIPPGKNFTYILQMKDQIGSFYYFPSLGFHKAAGGFGGIRILSRPRIPVPFPDPAGDYTVLIGDWYQANHTTLRAQLDNGSMLPLPDGILINGRGPNRTASINVEQGKTYRLRISNVGLQSSLNFRIQGHRMKVVEVEGTHTLQTEFSSLDIHVGQSYSVLVTADQPAQDFYIVVSSRFTTPILSTTAILRYANSAGSVQGPPPGGPTIQIDWSLNQARAIRTNLTASGPRPNPQGSYHYGMITTTRTIVVANSAGIVDGKQRYAVNSVSFIPADTPLKVADFFKIGGVFRVGSISDWPNGGGIYQDTSVMGADYRAFVEIVFQNNEDLIQSWHLDGYSFFVVGMDGGQWTSNSRNQYNLRDAIARCTVQVYPKSWSAIYVALDNVGMWNIRTEFWARQYLGQQFYLRVYTPSTSLRDEYPIPKNALLCGRATGRRTRPL, from the exons ATGCCCTCCTctctcctcttcctcttcatttctttcttcttcgcCATTGTCCGAGCTGAGGATCCTTACCGCTTCTTCGACTGGAATGTAACTTACGGCACCATTTACCCCCTCGGCCTCCCCCAGCAG gGCATTTTGATTAATGGCCAATTTCCTGGCCCCGATATTCACTCTGTTACCAACGACAATATCATTATCAATGTTTTCAATAGCTTGGATGAGCCTTTTCTCCTCTCCTG GAATGGGATTCAACAGAGAAGGAACTCGTATGAAGATGGTGTGTACGGAACAACTTGCCCCATTCCTCCAGGGAAGAACTTCACTTACATtcttcaaatgaaagatcaGATCGGAAGTTTCTATTACTTCCCTTCTCTTGGCTTCCATAAGGCCGCCGGTGGGTTTGGTGGAATCAGAATTCTTAGCCGTCCTCGGATTCCTGTTCCGTTCCCGGATCCTGCCGGGGATTATACAGTCCTTATCGGTGACTGGTACCAAGCTAATCATACG ACGTTGAGGGCCCAATTAGACAATGGCTCAATGCTTCCTCTCCCCGATGGAATCCTCATCAATGGTCGTGGACCCAATAGAACTGCCTCAATCAACGTGGAACAAG GAAAAACTTACAGGCTGAGGATTTCAAACGTGGGGCTTCAAAGTTCTCTGAACTTCCGAATTCAAGGCCACAGAATGAAGGTGGTGGAAGTTGAAGGAACCCATACCCTCCAAACGGAATTCTCTTCCCTTGACATTCACGTAGGCCAATCTTATTCCGTCCTTGTCACTGCGGATCAGCCCGCTCAGGACTTTTACATTGTGGTTTCTTCTCGCTTTACTACTCCCATCCTCTCCACCACCGCTATTCTCCGTTATGCCAACTCCGCCGGCTCCGTCCAAGGCCCGCCTCCTGGTGGCCCAACTATCCAAATCGATTGGTCCCTTAATCAAGCTCGAGCCATCAG AACCAATCTTACAGCCAGTGGGCCACGGCCGAACCCACAAGGGTCGTATCACTATGGTATGATAACCACGACCAGAACCATTGTAGTGGCGAACTCAGCCGGAATTGTGGACGGAAAGCAAAGATACGCCGTGAACAGCGTGTCATTTATTCCGGCAGACACTCCGCTGAAGGTGGCAGACTTCTTCAAAATAGGAGGAGTTTTCCGGGTGGGAAGCATTTCCGACTGGCCAAACGGTGGAGGAATCTATCAAGACACCTCTGTTATGGGCGCCGATTACAGAGCTTTTGTCGAAATCGTTTTTCAGAACAACGAAGACCTCATTCAGAGCTGGCATCTTGATGGCTACTCCTTCTTCGTTGTTGG TATGGATGGAGGGCAATGGACATCGAATAGCAGAAACCAATACAATCTACGAGACGCAATTGCACGGTGTACTGTTCAG GTGTATCCAAAGTCATGGAGTGCGATATATGTGGCGCTAGACAACGTTGGAATGTGGAATATAAGGACAGAATTTTGGGCAAGGCAATACTTAGGACAACAATTTTACTTGAGAGTTTACACTCCATCAACGTCATTACGAGATGAGTATCCAATTCCAAAGAATGCTCTTCTTTGTGGAAGAGCCACCGGCAGAAGAACCAGGCCACTCTAA